AAATGTTATTAGTTTTAAATTCGGCTTGGCAGCTAGCATATGGACGGACCTAGTGGAATGTATTCCAGCAGCCGGAATCTTTAAGTGAATATATTTTGATAGCTCAAACATGCATTTGTGTGAAGACTAGCTCGACAAAGTAGCATCCACGTTTCCAGGTTGTAGTCGTTAAGTCGTTGACAGCTGAGAACCTAGTTTTATTGTGACTCTTCTATTTCTacatttaaaaaccaaaaagagccatttgcttttttttcctcaatcgcCCAAAAATACTAaccgtcatgaaaaaaaaagtccattaaTTGTATTGTTGTTTACGACAAAATGAATGTTGTTTACCGTGTCCATCCTCCAGCGCACACACAACCGGTAACTTGTGTTGCCTGCAGTCCTACGGACGATTCGCTTTTCATCTCCTGTGGTCAGGTAAGATGCTGTTTATCAATTCTGAGTCAAATTGtgttaaaaaatgtacagtttCAGAATACAGAGGAACGTAGAGCTATTCCCTCAAAGGTTTGTCTTATCTCATCTCTTAGGATGGCCGTGTGCTCATGTGGGACACACGGAAACCAGATAAACCGGCCACAAGAATAGGTAAGGAACGCTCGCTAGTTTGTTGCACATTTGATGTTAGAAATACAGTGTTGCCCTGCTATATTGCGGAAACTCTTTAACGTTCCTGGGAATGAAGAGTCAGGGTCATAGATGCACTTCACATTTATTGAATGCTGGGGAAATTGTAAACAAGAAGGCAATGAACCGACATGTCGGGTATGCTGTCGGCCACAGCTCATGAGCTTGAGCCAACCTCCAACCAGTTCACTGGCGTCGCATGACTCTCCTCCAAGCACCCGGCTCTTTAAGGCAGATATCTAATGCACTGATGCTGTAAAGCATTTTTGTGTTCACGTGTTTATAAGGTGTTTCAAAAGTCTCCTTTAGTAAGTTGAAAAGTGGTTAAAGCATGTGGCAGAGGtcaaacgtttttctttttcaattataCGGTTATCACCTAAGGATTAGAATGCCTCCCCTGCAGTAAATGGGGTTTTGccgtatatatactgtatttgaacacatttggtTGTAATTTTCTaactaatttttttccccaggtgaCAATGGTCTTAAATTTCTATGATAGTATACTCTATCTGTATTTCCTCCCCCCATTAGATTTAGAGGCTTCCCACTGCTTGCCCACCACTGTCTCCTGGCACCCTGAGCACAGAAGCACCATTGCTTTTGGTATCAAGCCCAGATTCTTTCACAAGTCTGAATTTTGTAATCATGTGTTTTGCCACACCCAAGTCACATTCCTTGTGCCTTAGGCGACGAGCTCGGCAGAGTGACCGTCAAGGATTTCCTCACGACAGAGCCAGCTCGTGTGGCAAGCGTCCACAGCCGCAGAGTGAATGGCTTGGCCTTTTCTACACACAGGtacaccaaaatatttttgtttcctaAGTTTGCttcttttcatattttaatTATGAGTATTTAACggacttcttttcttttcattgcagCACATCTTTCCTGGCCTCCATTAGCGACGATTGCTCCCTAGTTGTTTTAAACTCAGAACTGCAGGAAACGTGAGTGTTGGCACAGATCCGCTTTACTGAGATTCTAATATACCGtgttaaattttttattttcccgtttccctttttttagATTCAGAGATAGACGCCACCAAGACTTCATCAAGGGCGTGTGCTGGCTTCCCGGAGGCTCCAATAACCTCACCACCGTTGGCTGGGATCACTTTGTGCTTCACCACACGGTGGAGCCAACAGGGGGCACCCCCAACTCGTCTTAGGCCCAAATACACTTCCGAAGCTCATGCCTCTGTAGAACTTTAAATTCAATTATCCTTCGAAGTTATTTGTTatgtttggaaaataaatgatggaaaaataaaagcttttcAGTGTTACTGCACTCAAGAGTGCCTCCGTTATGAATATGAACCAATGTGTGGTGAAAAAGATACATCAGATGTTTACTAGCCCTTCCAGTGTTTGACCATTTAAGGCACGTGATTCTGAATTGTGGGATGGTGCAGTGAAAACCCTTTGCTTCTCTAATCACgtcttaacattttttttctcacctgaGCAGCCTTTTGCAAGAGTCAGTCGGATTTGGAACTCCTTATCAGGGTGCTGCTTGTTCCTCACCTTTTTGACCTACCCTGAAGTGATTGTAGGTAAGTagaaacatgaaataataaacCGAGGTACCATttgacgcacacacaaaatttgAGACTTCAATTCAATTAGAATTTATTAACCAGATAGAGATTGGTGAGATAGGTCAATCAAATTTGCTTAGGTGATGACTACTTCAATCATACTCTTACCATATAAATATATGTACAAATATAATATTGCTGCATGTCAGTACTAATACATTTGAGCTTTTACTGCatactataaaaataaaacatccatcaTTGATTACAATAAGCGATAATACAAAGCAAACATCTGCACATTGCAATCTGATTGGAAAGACCCTACATGATATAGTTTGACAGTGAATGAAGATTACAGTTTGGGTATATTGTATGCCATGTGCTTAATTTCACTTTAAGCAATTCAAATTTACATTCAAGGTTTCTGACAAAAATCTGCCATGAACAATCATTAACATACATCTGATGGCTGATGTCCCAAAAAATTGTGAATTTACTGTATGGTGTTTGGCTGCAACAAAACCGGTGGGAGGAACAAAGTCGCATTGAACATTTGTCAAGaaaaattttggggaaaaactCACAAATCACCCGTGAGCGGCTCTCGCTCCAGCctatacatttgtgtttgtcctgaACACATTGTTAAAAGTTCATCTTTAATGCTTAGGAACATTAGAAAAACTGTTACATTCTGACCCTGTAGCACATAACTCccaatttcaatgttttttttctttcagtacTCTTAAGTAACACATTTACAAAATATACAATGGGTATTGGTTGATTGGTACCGTGTGATTATAGTCAacatagaaatgacagaaaaataGATTTTGCAGACTCCCACCATGCCAGCCAGCCTTGAGACTAATTTTGGGTCAAGCCAGTGCTGTTTTAGATAAAAGTATGCCAAGCTGTCAACTGCTGCATGGCACTAAGCTTTATTTCTATTTCCGTTTGCCTGTTCTCTGCTAATTTTTTATCCATGACTTTTTATTCCATAAATCGTGTTTTTGCTACTAATCTCGACCAACAATGTGCCAAATACTGAGAACTTAATTGTAAACTAGCTTTGAAATCCTGTAAAAATTAGAATAGGGTCATTTTCATGGCATCGCTGGAAAAGCTATACGACTAGCCTGGACCAACTTGTTAGCACTAGCATCAGTGCTAATATTCGTTTATCAGTGCCTTCTGATTTAACAAGGTCACTTCTGGTAGCATTTAGTGCAACACAATCACTCTGTTTTGCTTCTAACGACATCTGAGAACAAATGTGAACTGATTAAAGTAGAGGTTTGATTGAACAGTGGCTTGAAACGAAACTACCCTTGCAGGTCATGGGCAAAATTGACCGTATACATAACACAGGAAGACCAAAAACGTTTACTCACGATGCCCCTTTTCTAATAAGTGTAATTGGTTGTTTGGATCCAGGCCGAATTCGATACGTCATTCCATATTGATGGCTTGACTGCAGTTCATTGCTGGAATGTACAACAGAGTGATAATTAGACTGGGATATCGATCCAAATGTGATCCAAGTGGAAACAACACAAGGTCTTACCTGTTAACGTCTGGAAATTTTCTCACCGCTTTGCCATCCTGCTTGTGGTGGGTTGGCGTTTGGTTGGTCACGATAGAAACACTTTTGGCCTGCGACGTGGACTTTGGGATGACAGGGACTCTGACGTCCTCAGAGAGTGGGACGCTCCACTCTTCGGCGTTATGGTCTGCCTCATTTGTGGCGGTCATTTTATGGTCCATCTCCAGCATCTTTCTTTGTAAGATGCTCACAAGCGTAGACTGGCTTGGCGACAGAGGCGTTGGCGGTTGTGCGAGATTTACCATAGAATTAGTCTGGAACTGCGGCCTCAGTTGGACGCCGGCATTAAGAGATTGGTGTTTTGAGGTTTTGGGTACCAGTGAAGGTGGAATCTGACCAAGTGGAATACTGTTTAGACTTGTTTGTGATGTCATTCTCGAGAAGGTGTTTGGAGGACTAGTGGAAACAGGGGACTCCGTAACGCTCTGGCAATCCTCGAATTCTGGAGGTGGAGGGAGTAAAAGCATACTTAAGTGTTCCTTGTTCCCTCCAGATTTAATGTAGGAATCATTCCTCTGCACGAGTTGGTTGCTCATGTCTGTAGATGAAGATTCTGTCAAACTGTATGTTGGTCCATCACTAATCCGTGGAATGGTTGCTGATTTTGTTTCCCAAAACTGCACGGGACTGACGGGCGTTGGACTTGGTTGTACGTGATCCTGATGAAGGAGAGAAGAGCTTGAGAGGGCTCTCGACATTGGCGGCAAAGTTTGGGGAGTAGTAGAATTAATTTTCTGAAAGCTTTCTCTGCGCTGGTCATTGTTCATGTTCCCAATTTCATGAGACTGAAAACTCTTATTCTTATCCCTTTCCTTAGCCGCCATGAGAAGAGAAAATGGGGAAGCTGCAGGAGCCTCTTGAGCCGCACTGCTTTCGCCACTGTTGTGTAATTTATGACCGACTAATGGATCCGATTTACCGGCGGGGGGTTTTGGACCATGTTTTCCTTGGATATCCTCAGAAGTCAGTAGAGTTTTGTTCCCCGTCTGAAGCTTTCTTGGTATTTGGTATGGCACCCTAAGTGGTTTGACAGTTTCATTCTGGACCGACATTGTTACTGGCTCAGCCTTTGTGTTCACCTCAGGCAAGGGTAAGCGTGAGGGCGGAATACTTTGTGTATTCTCTTTGTGATAAAGACCATCAGAGGGAATTGATTTGGGTGGCTCGTGTAGAGGTGCCTGAGAGAGGTGTGTACTTTGGAAATTCTCTTTGTGATGCAGCGGATCTTTGCGAATTGGCTTGGTTGGTGAGAGTTGTGCGGTTTGTAAATTCTCTTTATGGTGCAATGCATCTTGGCGAATTGGTTTGGTTGGTATGGTTTGTAAATTATCTTTGTGATTAAGTGGGTCTTTGCGAATTGGTTTGGTTGGTGTCTGCTTGGGGATATTCCCATTGACGGGGACCAACATTTGTACTGGCGAAGTGGACCCACTATCTTCCAGGAGTAACATCTGCTTGGGTCTAGAATCTTGTTCCACATAACCCTTAAGGATCGAGGTGTTGGACACATTGTTAAGCTTCGCTGTGTTTTGGGGATTGAAGGTTGACTGTGTACGATTCTGCACAGGGGGAGGTGGGGCGGGATTTTGTGGTGGGGAGTCGAGGTTGGCCATAGATGAGAGGCGAATAGGTTTCGGAGGAGGAGTCTTGTGGGTCTTCTGATGCTCTTTACCGGGGGGAGGCGGTGGTGCAAAATTTGGATGTTTGGGAACTTTAGCTGGGGACGGTTTTGAAATGGGAGTGGAAGATGCAGAGCTATTGGAACCTGTTGACGGAGGCTTCGGTGGGGTCATTGGTTGGGATTTTGTGATTCggcgatttttttcttccttgggTGGCTTTGGAGCAACCGTTGGGGGAGGCTGAACGGCAGCCATCTCTAAATTGCTGAGGTAACCCATGAAGTCTGGTGGAGGGAGGATAAATGTCTCCGGTGGCGGGGGAGGAGCCAtagagggaggagggggaacCAATATTTCTTCCTCTAAGCCATAGGACAACCGCTCTCCATTCACTATGAAAGAAAAGACAGAATGACAGACAGAAAAGCAGCACTTTAAGAATTTTAAAGCTCTAGAATTTTGCTTCTTCCAAGTTCTGACAATCCTGACATAGACCAACAACACTGAGCACGAGAACTAATTCTGTTTCCACTTTCTTCAAATTGTTTGATTAGAAGACCGCCGCGTCTTTCAAGACACGATCAGATAGGAGTTCTACACCATTGCAAACCAAAGCGGATTGTAAATTCAGAAATGTTTCGGAATGTGAAATAAGAGGAAAGACATTCACTGGAGTCCAAGGGCACTCCCATTCTGTCAACAAACTTGCCATGTGGTTGGTGGCACATTCATCGCTTCTGAGCAACAGACTAGCACAACATATACCTGCACTGCAGCACTTTAGAAACAAACCGATTCTATCAGTGAATCACAAACAACGGTAGGAAAAGTCAAATCCTGAGGTGGAATACGAACTGGTACAGAGCACATGTGTAAGGTCCTTAAGCAAAAGGCACTCACTTGCACCGTTGATCTTTGGACCACTGATAGTGGGGAGGACCGGTACTCTCGGTGTTGGAACAGCAAACCCTTGAAAACTCTCGGATGACTATGTTGGGGGGAAGGGAAAGCAAATATCAACCTTATCTGAAAAGCAATGCTAATCTGGAAATAATTAAGAGTTGAGTGTACTTGGAAAAAGGTTAGCGTGT
The DNA window shown above is from Hippocampus zosterae strain Florida chromosome 9, ASM2543408v3, whole genome shotgun sequence and carries:
- the LOC127608017 gene encoding methylosome protein 50-like, with amino-acid sequence MIKDNPWNIPPNAPACMEKHLCAAQYRADGTLLLGSSSLTGRSWQGSVWIYSNPEQAPNEGFCKAGVQTETGVTDVKWISEKGVVVASDSGALELWELAEDERLLVNRFTRHEHDDIVTTVSTVAAANSAITGSMDCRIKVWDLSQEMVVTSYNAHTQPVTCVACSPTDDSLFISCGQDGRVLMWDTRKPDKPATRIDLEASHCLPTTVSWHPEHRSTIAFGDELGRVTVKDFLTTEPARVASVHSRRVNGLAFSTHSTSFLASISDDCSLVVLNSELQETFRDRRHQDFIKGVCWLPGGSNNLTTVGWDHFVLHHTVEPTGGTPNSS
- the LOC127608010 gene encoding ras-associated and pleckstrin homology domains-containing protein 1 isoform X3; protein product: MAPPPPPETFILPPPDFMGYLSNLEMAAVQPPPTVAPKPPKEEKNRRITKSQPMTPPKPPSTGSNSSASSTPISKPSPAKVPKHPNFAPPPPPGKEHQKTHKTPPPKPIRLSSMANLDSPPQNPAPPPPVQNRTQSTFNPQNTAKLNNVSNTSILKGYVEQDSRPKQMLLLEDSGSTSPVQMLVPVNGNIPKQTPTKPIRKDPLNHKDNLQTIPTKPIRQDALHHKENLQTAQLSPTKPIRKDPLHHKENFQSTHLSQAPLHEPPKSIPSDGLYHKENTQSIPPSRLPLPEVNTKAEPVTMSVQNETVKPLRVPYQIPRKLQTGNKTLLTSEDIQGKHGPKPPAGKSDPLVGHKLHNSGESSAAQEAPAASPFSLLMAAKERDKNKSFQSHEIGNMNNDQRRESFQKINSTTPQTLPPMSRALSSSSLLHQDHVQPSPTPVSPVQFWETKSATIPRISDGPTYSLTESSSTDMSNQLVQRNDSYIKSGGNKEHLSMLLLPPPPEFEDCQSVTESPVSTSPPNTFSRMTSQTSLNSIPLGQIPPSLVPKTSKHQSLNAGVQLRPQFQTNSMVNLAQPPTPLSPSQSTLVSILQRKMLEMDHKMTATNEADHNAEEWSVPLSEDVRVPVIPKSTSQAKSVSIVTNQTPTHHKQDGKAVRKFPDVNSNELQSSHQYGMTYRIRPGSKQPITLIRKGAS
- the LOC127608010 gene encoding uncharacterized protein C6orf132 isoform X2, with translation MAKFASAVDRTRKSSESFQGFAVPTPRVPVLPTISGPKINGAMNGERLSYGLEEEILVPPPPSMAPPPPPETFILPPPDFMGYLSNLEMAAVQPPPTVAPKPPKEEKNRRITKSQPMTPPKPPSTGSNSSASSTPISKPSPAKVPKHPNFAPPPPPGKEHQKTHKTPPPKPIRLSSMANLDSPPQNPAPPPPVQNRTQSTFNPQNTAKLNNVSNTSILKGYVEQDSRPKQMLLLEDSGSTSPVQMLVPVNGNIPKQTPTKPIRKDPLNHKDNLQTIPTKPIRQDALHHKENLQTAQLSPTKPIRKDPLHHKENFQSTHLSQAPLHEPPKSIPSDGLYHKENTQSIPPSRLPLPEVNTKAEPVTMSVQNETVKPLRVPYQIPRKLQTGNKTLLTSEDIQGKHGPKPPAGKSDPLVGHKLHNSGESSAAQEAPAASPFSLLMAAKERDKNKSFQSHEIGNMNNDQRRESFQKINSTTPQTLPPMSRALSSSSLLHQDHVQPSPTPVSPVQFWETKSATIPRISDGPTYSLTESSSTDMSNQLVQRNDSYIKSGGNKEHLSMLLLPPPPEFEDCQSVTESPVSTSPPNTFSRMTSQTSLNSIPLGQIPPSLVPKTSKHQSLNAGVQLRPQFQTNSMVNLAQPPTPLSPSQSTLVSILQRKMLEMDHKMTATNEADHNAEEWSVPLSEDVRVPVIPKSTSQAKSVSIVTNQTPTHHKQDGKAVRKFPDVNSNELQSSHQYGMTYRIRPGSKQPITLIRKGAS
- the LOC127608010 gene encoding uncharacterized protein C6orf132 homolog isoform X1, whose translation is MKRGTLAFLGRKDQSLFDTSIKMREMDNVDLVLNSPTSSESGIASVRARPTVKHYTSSESFQGFAVPTPRVPVLPTISGPKINGAMNGERLSYGLEEEILVPPPPSMAPPPPPETFILPPPDFMGYLSNLEMAAVQPPPTVAPKPPKEEKNRRITKSQPMTPPKPPSTGSNSSASSTPISKPSPAKVPKHPNFAPPPPPGKEHQKTHKTPPPKPIRLSSMANLDSPPQNPAPPPPVQNRTQSTFNPQNTAKLNNVSNTSILKGYVEQDSRPKQMLLLEDSGSTSPVQMLVPVNGNIPKQTPTKPIRKDPLNHKDNLQTIPTKPIRQDALHHKENLQTAQLSPTKPIRKDPLHHKENFQSTHLSQAPLHEPPKSIPSDGLYHKENTQSIPPSRLPLPEVNTKAEPVTMSVQNETVKPLRVPYQIPRKLQTGNKTLLTSEDIQGKHGPKPPAGKSDPLVGHKLHNSGESSAAQEAPAASPFSLLMAAKERDKNKSFQSHEIGNMNNDQRRESFQKINSTTPQTLPPMSRALSSSSLLHQDHVQPSPTPVSPVQFWETKSATIPRISDGPTYSLTESSSTDMSNQLVQRNDSYIKSGGNKEHLSMLLLPPPPEFEDCQSVTESPVSTSPPNTFSRMTSQTSLNSIPLGQIPPSLVPKTSKHQSLNAGVQLRPQFQTNSMVNLAQPPTPLSPSQSTLVSILQRKMLEMDHKMTATNEADHNAEEWSVPLSEDVRVPVIPKSTSQAKSVSIVTNQTPTHHKQDGKAVRKFPDVNSNELQSSHQYGMTYRIRPGSKQPITLIRKGAS